One Campylobacterota bacterium DNA segment encodes these proteins:
- the murJ gene encoding murein biosynthesis integral membrane protein MurJ → MFKSIFSNSFGILISRVTGLVRDIMMTSALGASVWSDVFLMAFKFPNLFRRIFAEGSFTQSFMPSYIASNQKSVFAVAIFIRFMAFIVALSFLVTLFPGFFTKLLAWDWGKELIAQTAPLTAINFWYLDLIFIVTFLGALLQHKEHFFTTAFSTVWLNIAMIVALILFTNSDPATIVYALSFSILAGGLLQVATHLYAIRKQGLMKILVGGWKYRRTKDVKAEEKKFSSLFFPSVVGNSTAQIASFIDTSLASFLAAGSVSYLFYANRIFQLPFAIIALAITTALFPKIAKAIKNDNHPLAYENLHKSFWLLSALLGLSVLGGMLLAEPIIWLLFERGAFDIEDTRNTADVLMMYMVGLIPFGLAKLFSMYLYAMHKHLMAAKIAVISLVINVIFSVILMQSMGAAGLALAGSIGGAAQMLLTIREVGWVIFFDLLKSRYSLYFLVGTAAFGVAFYALNDFLIHLIR, encoded by the coding sequence ATGTTCAAATCGATTTTTTCCAATTCGTTCGGCATCCTTATTTCCCGCGTGACCGGGCTCGTGCGCGACATCATGATGACCTCTGCGCTGGGGGCCAGCGTCTGGAGCGACGTCTTTTTGATGGCGTTCAAATTCCCCAATCTCTTCCGCCGCATCTTCGCGGAGGGCTCTTTCACGCAGAGTTTTATGCCCTCCTACATCGCCTCGAACCAGAAAAGCGTCTTTGCGGTGGCGATTTTCATCCGGTTCATGGCCTTCATCGTCGCGTTGTCGTTTCTCGTCACCCTCTTTCCCGGATTTTTTACCAAACTTCTCGCATGGGACTGGGGGAAAGAGCTGATCGCCCAGACGGCGCCGCTGACCGCGATCAATTTCTGGTATCTCGACCTCATCTTCATCGTCACCTTTCTGGGAGCCCTTCTCCAGCATAAGGAGCATTTTTTCACGACCGCCTTTTCGACCGTCTGGCTTAACATCGCGATGATCGTCGCCCTGATCCTCTTTACCAATTCCGACCCCGCCACGATCGTCTACGCCCTGAGTTTCTCGATCCTCGCGGGAGGGCTGTTGCAGGTGGCGACCCACCTCTACGCGATACGCAAACAGGGGCTGATGAAAATTCTGGTCGGGGGATGGAAATACCGCCGGACCAAAGACGTCAAAGCCGAGGAGAAAAAGTTCAGTTCCCTCTTTTTCCCCTCGGTAGTGGGGAATTCCACCGCCCAAATCGCGTCGTTCATCGACACGAGTCTCGCGTCGTTCCTCGCCGCGGGGTCGGTATCGTACCTGTTTTACGCCAACCGGATATTCCAGCTCCCCTTTGCAATCATTGCGCTGGCGATCACAACGGCCCTTTTCCCCAAAATCGCCAAGGCGATCAAGAACGACAACCACCCCCTCGCCTATGAGAATCTCCACAAATCGTTCTGGCTGCTCAGTGCCCTGCTGGGACTCTCGGTGCTGGGGGGAATGCTGCTCGCCGAACCGATCATCTGGCTGTTGTTCGAACGGGGGGCGTTCGACATCGAAGACACCCGCAACACCGCCGACGTCCTGATGATGTACATGGTGGGGCTGATCCCCTTCGGGCTGGCCAAACTCTTTTCGATGTACCTCTACGCCATGCACAAGCATCTGATGGCCGCCAAAATCGCCGTCATCTCGCTGGTGATCAACGTCATATTCTCGGTCATCCTGATGCAGTCGATGGGTGCGGCGGGACTCGCGCTGGCCGGAAGCATCGGCGGGGCGGCACAAATGCTCCTCACCATCCGCGAAGTGGGCTGGGTGATCTTTTTCGATCTCCTCAAAAGCCGGTACAGCCTCTATTTCCTTGTGGGAACGGCCGCTTTCGGGGTGGCATTCTACGCCTTAAACGACTTTTTGATACACTTGATCCGATAA
- a CDS encoding flagellar assembly protein A, whose protein sequence is MALFSKEGGEQPSETQLKPIIVRTSNVAKELLQTAANAQCPVQTLDFNLLETQTFSRKDAKEHEGWTEMSDDEVRDIAEELFLDPGFELKQVHEIEIFQSAEKGPLESIDMTIGGNPTLCKVYLTIKPGSVARYYDGFRQDFLQAVRKKMLRAHLMINVFDSMMAENLKELMARIRVQGTYTFDKAERYLIAQAYEPVPTINDALVLHYEAKRKNQDEHGRIDYAKRGYVISAVADELLIEYIKPKIGENGRNCRGEFLTPPEPTVKNEPTFTVGEHIAVVDTPNSIEYRAITGGYVTFEGGMYDIKTEVEVTEISFKTTGSINTELDADVSLSVKEKDSLKDAIGQGMEVTVNVIHIDGSVGANAKVTANKADVEGQVHQSAVIRAEELNINIHKGTAYGKTVRITRLEHGTVEADEVFITQAIGGKIKAKEITIEMLGSHVKMTASRKIEVKKLVGGENQFVIDPLINESVENLSERYEKMEQVKRSIQEVKKELAGYEQVWQENAASMEDLKRKLAHYRSNGVKLPTAFVQKYQEFVHFKEKIDALREELTTKEDQYDWLAQKHIALQNEIFDARIINHDGWHNHNEIIFKLINPQMNVNYVPHDEDDENVLGLYQDADGEFSIKVMPE, encoded by the coding sequence ATGGCATTGTTCAGCAAAGAGGGGGGCGAGCAGCCTTCCGAGACACAGCTCAAGCCGATTATCGTGCGGACGTCGAACGTCGCCAAGGAACTTCTCCAGACGGCCGCAAACGCCCAATGTCCCGTACAGACGCTCGATTTCAACCTCCTCGAAACCCAGACGTTCAGCCGCAAGGACGCCAAGGAACACGAGGGGTGGACCGAGATGAGCGACGATGAGGTGCGCGACATCGCCGAAGAACTTTTTCTCGATCCGGGGTTCGAACTCAAACAGGTCCATGAGATCGAGATTTTCCAGTCCGCCGAAAAAGGGCCTCTGGAGTCGATCGATATGACGATCGGCGGGAATCCGACACTGTGCAAAGTTTACCTGACGATCAAACCCGGAAGCGTCGCCCGGTATTACGACGGATTCCGCCAGGATTTCCTGCAGGCGGTACGGAAAAAAATGTTGCGGGCCCATCTGATGATTAACGTTTTTGATTCGATGATGGCCGAAAATCTCAAAGAACTGATGGCCAGAATCCGGGTACAGGGGACGTATACTTTCGACAAAGCCGAACGGTATCTGATCGCGCAGGCGTACGAGCCCGTTCCGACGATCAACGACGCCCTCGTCCTCCACTACGAAGCCAAACGGAAAAACCAGGATGAACACGGGCGGATCGATTACGCCAAACGCGGATACGTCATCAGTGCCGTGGCCGATGAACTGCTGATCGAGTACATCAAACCAAAAATCGGCGAGAACGGCCGGAATTGCCGGGGTGAGTTCCTCACCCCACCCGAGCCGACGGTCAAAAACGAGCCGACGTTTACGGTCGGCGAACACATTGCGGTCGTCGATACCCCCAACAGCATCGAATACCGTGCGATAACAGGCGGATACGTCACGTTCGAAGGGGGGATGTACGACATCAAGACCGAAGTCGAAGTGACCGAAATCAGCTTTAAAACGACCGGTTCGATCAATACCGAACTCGACGCCGACGTCTCTCTCAGCGTGAAAGAGAAAGACTCGCTCAAGGATGCGATCGGGCAGGGGATGGAGGTAACGGTCAACGTCATCCACATCGACGGAAGCGTCGGTGCCAACGCCAAAGTCACCGCCAACAAGGCCGACGTGGAAGGGCAGGTGCACCAAAGCGCGGTGATCCGTGCCGAAGAGTTGAACATCAACATCCACAAAGGGACCGCTTATGGCAAAACGGTCCGTATCACCCGCCTCGAACACGGTACGGTTGAAGCCGACGAAGTCTTCATCACGCAGGCGATCGGCGGAAAAATCAAAGCCAAAGAGATCACGATCGAAATGCTCGGTTCCCATGTAAAAATGACCGCTTCGCGTAAAATCGAGGTCAAAAAACTCGTCGGCGGAGAGAACCAGTTCGTCATCGATCCGCTCATCAACGAATCGGTCGAAAACCTCTCGGAACGTTACGAGAAGATGGAGCAGGTCAAACGCTCCATTCAGGAAGTAAAAAAAGAGCTGGCGGGGTATGAGCAGGTGTGGCAGGAAAACGCCGCATCGATGGAGGACCTCAAGCGCAAGCTGGCCCATTACCGCAGCAATGGGGTGAAGCTCCCGACGGCGTTTGTCCAGAAATACCAGGAGTTCGTCCATTTCAAAGAGAAAATCGATGCGTTGCGCGAAGAGCTCACGACCAAAGAGGACCAGTACGACTGGCTGGCGCAAAAACACATCGCGCTTCAAAACGAGATTTTTGACGCCCGGATCATCAATCACGACGGGTGGCACAACCACAACGAGATTATTTTCAAACTCATCAATCCGCAGATGAACGTCAACTACGTCCCGCACGACGAAGACGACGAGAACGTCCTGGGACTTTACCA